CAGGGCTCCTGCTCCACGAGCCTGCACCCTGCAGTCAAAGTGGCTCTGTGTGCGCTTGAAAGTCGAAACCGTGAGGCATGGCCGCCATGCCTCCTTATTACTTACCGCGAGCTCCTGCGCCCTCCATGAATCATCAATGGAGATATGGCCGGGGCTGGCAACGTACCATGGACGGCCGGCGCCCGGCACGGGCGTATGCGCGCCTCGCGAGGTCCATCTCTCCCGTGAGCAGTCGTCAGCAGCACACGACACACGCCTCTCGTCTCTGCCACGCCGTGCCGCGCCGGGATGTTGGTACGAGGAGAGGAGAACAGGAGCGCGCAGCTAGCATGACGAGTCCCACCCCATGATTCGGGTGTGCGACCTGGGACTGGAGAGCTCCGTAAGCAGCAAATCCTTTTATGCATCGGCGGTGCCCAGCTGGGGGAGCTGGGCGTTGTGTGGGGGGTTCCGGCAGCAGCGCTTTGTGGGCGTGATGAGCTCACCATCTGTTTCTCCACTCCAGTCTCCACACATGGATCCGCTGCTTGCAAGACCAATCGGGCATTTGGATCATCGATCGACGGTGCACAGCTCTCACGGTCCGCCAGGTGCTCACGTCGAATCTGCGTGGTTACATATGAGAGACAGCAACACCAAATTGACAGAGGATGCGTGGATCCACAAACCATCGTCATGGTCAACGAACCGGAACCCAACCATAAACAAAGTCCAAATTCCAGTGCTtccttctttcaaaaaaaaatccagtgCTTCCCCCGTCATGGCGTCATCGGCATCAAGATCACGCTGGAGCGTCGCGGGCAAGGTCTTAATCTTAACCAAGCGTCATTTCACCGACCTGGTTGGCGGCCAAGCTGACAGCACCGGTAACAATTCTTTATCAGGCTCCTCTTCGTCTTCCTTCCCTGGAAGATCCAGCTGTAATTAGACCTGCCTCACTGGTGGTACACTGTGCGGCCATACTGTATGCCCGCAACCATAAACAAGCCAATTCAGTTAAGCGCGCCATTAACAATCGCCTCGAGGTCCTCGGCTCAAATCTAACACCATTTATTAGCTTTTATTCTATTCCTCTACAAAAGAACCCCCCCATCCCGCTGACCGCGCGGCCCCACCGGCCCGGCGGTCTTCAGTCAGGCCCACACTGGCTGCGCCCAGCGTCCCCCTCTCCACGCGTATAAACCCCagctcaccccgccgcgccACGGCTTCCTCCGGACGCCAGCCGCGAGCGCCCGAGCGCAGCCAGGTGTCtcgccccgcccgcccgcccgcctccgGCCGACGGCCGGCCAATGCGACTTGCGGAcggagcccgcgccgccgcagcaggaaCGTGACGCGATCGATGGTGGCGAGGTGCGCgcacgccgacgccggcgggTTCCGGCTCTGGCCGATCTTCTCGGCCGCCGCGCTGCGGAGGAAGGTGCTCGAGGTCCtcacgtgcggcggcggcggcgcggatggggGTGGATCCTGCCGCGGGCGGACGCCGTACCGGTCGCCGCAGCGGATGCCGaggccgcgcccgcgctcgGACAGGCTCGCGGAGCTGCTCAGGGCGGAAGAGCCCTccgagtgcggcggcggcggcgacgaagacGAGGCCGACGCGGCGGCCAGGAAGGTGGAGGCGCTCGAGGAGCTCAAGGGCGTCGTGGGGGCGCTCCAgggcgccgggggcggcgcgtGCATGTCccgcgtcgaggcggcggcggccgtccggAGGAAAGCCAAGGACGACGCCGCCGCGAGGGAGATGCTCGCGATGCTCGGCGCCATCCCGCCGCTCGTCGCGATGCtggacgagggcggcggcggcggggaggaggtcaCGAACGCCGCGctgtacgcgctgctcaacctggGGATCGGCAACGACACGTGAGTCTCGCGCGTTTTCCTTCTCGCGCTCCTCTGTTTCCTCCGCTTCGTGATCAGATCTGGGTGTATTTGGTTGGTTTCTGAGTCGTCGGAGTTGGTTGCTGCGATTCCCAGGAACAAGGCGGCGATCGTGCAGGCCGGCGCCGTGCACAAGATGCTCCGCATTGCGGAGGGCGGCGCGTCCGCCGCGCTCACGGAGGCCGTCGTCGCCAACTTTCTCTGCCTCAGCGCGCTCGACGCCAACAAGCCCGTCATCGGCGCGTCCGGCGCCGCCCCGTTCCTCGTGCGCGCTTTCCAGGGCGCGTGCGACACCGAGCAGGCGCGCCACGACGCGCTGCGCGCGCTCCTGAACCTCTCCATCGCGCCCGCCAACGCGCCGCACCTGCTGGCGGCCGGGCTCGCGCCGGCGCTGGTGGCGTCCGTCGGGGACGCGCCCGTCACAgaccgcgcgctcgccgcgctctgCAACCTCGTGGCGGCCTGCCCGGAGGGCCGCCGCGCGGTGAGCCGCGCGCCCGACACGGTGCCGTCCCTCGTCGACGTGCTCAACTGGGCCGACGAGCCCGGGTGCCAGGAGAAGGCGGCCTACGTGCTGATGGTCCTGGCGCACCGGAGCTACGGCGACCGCGCGGCCATGGCCGAGGCCGGCGCCACGTCCGCGCTCCTGGAGCTCACGCTCGTCGGCACGGCGCTGGCGCAGAAGCGCGCGTCCAGGATCCTGGAGATCCTACGCGCCGACAAGGGCAAGCAGGTGGCCGGCGACGCCTCGGGCGTCGTGGCGACGGTGTCGGCCCCGCAGGAGCGCGGGTgccgcggggaggaggcggtggacGGGGAGCCCGCGGACGCCTGCATGAGCGCGGAGAAGCGCGCCGTGAGGCAGCTGGTGCAGCAGAGCCTGCAGAGCAACATGCGCCGCATCGTGCGCCGCGCGCGGCTGCCGCAGGACCTCGCGCCGGCGTCGGCTGAGAGCCTCAAGGCGCTCACGGCCTCCTCAACCTCCAAGAGCCTGCCGTTCTAGGAGCCAAGCCCCCACCGGAACAGAAAACACAGGTAAAAATCGAACCACTGCGCTGACGCCGTCCCTTCACAACCGCACAACGCCAGTAACTTCAGCTAGTACACAGCATTTGAGCATGTCGTTGCATCTTCAGTTGATCGCTGCTCAATCAACACTGATCTAGCATTTTGTCTGCCATTACAGTCACTGACTGAATCGTTGTCTCATTGTCTCACAAACGGCTACTACTAAACAAGCGGTCTAATCAGCCATGGAAATTTACATTTGTCCCTTCCAAACACGTTCCACAAAGGCTGTATTTAGATCAAAAGTGAagctgtagcacttttcgtttgtatgtggtaaatattgtcttatcataggctaactaggcttaaaagatttatctcgcaacgtacatccaaactgtgcaataaatTGTTTTGTTTATCCACATTTAgtgttccatgcatgtgttatttgctatatttaatatttcgatgtgattttgatgtgacGGAAAGTTTGGagtaactaaacacagccaaggccgtgtttggttgcgctctgtaaagtttttgaaaaaaacatctttctatatttgaagtactaaatatagactattcacaaaaataattacagaactgtaaatcgcgaggcgaatctaatgagtctaattaatccatcattagaggttgtttactgtagcattaatgtagcaatttagcatctaattacagtctaattaggttcattagattcgtctcgccatttacagacagcagtcgcaatgcgttttttatttcgtatagatttaagtctccatacaggtgccggaaaaaaaatttggaatttggaagTTTGCAACCAAACAGGGGGTAAACCTACCAAACACAATTTTCTCAGTTTGTTTAATCTTTGACCACTCTACCACTACCAGCAAGTACAAGGAGTTTAGCTTTGGAACTGTCCTAAACTGCAACATCAGCCATTTCCCACCTTGGAAACCGGTTTGCAAGCAAGAAGGTCAAGAAGCTCTCTTCATTATCTTCTCCTCCTCGGCAGCATCGGTCAGCGCCTCGCTTTGCCTCGACCTCGGGTGCTGCCATGGCCATTAACAGCTGCTTGTTGCTTTGGCGCTGTTTAGATCAAAAACCCGTAAATTTcgtaaaaaaaacatcacatcgaatatttcgacacatgcataaagtactaaataaagtctatttaaaaaacgttttgtatggatggactgtaaatcgcgagacgaatctaatgagactacttaatctatgatttgcaacagtgatgctacaataatcatccgctaattatgaattaatcatagattaattagcatcattagattcgtctcgcgatttataacccatctgtgcaaaaaattttgtaaatagactttatttagtatttcaaattagtaagattcaaTCGCAAAATTTTTTGCTTTTCATCTAAACAAGCCGACAAGTTACAACTAATCCACTGTCAGTACCCCTGTTCGCTTCTCCTGCAAGCCAGCTCTCGAACCCATGGAATAGTTTATGCTACGATTATTCTACTATCTCCTGCTGATGGAGACCACGGCTCCTAGAACTGTACCAGCGCTGCCTGATGATGGGCCAGACAGTAAAAAATTCTCTCTGAAcccgtcttttttttttcttgcagtCAGGAGATTGATAAGGAGGAGACTTTGCTGCACTCCGCACTGCATCCCATTGCATGCGTCGGAGACCGGGAATCTTTGGAGCTCCTGCAGAGCGGAGTGATTAGAAGATGGGCTAATCTAAGCACTTTATTTATCGGCTGCTCGCTTGCTCGTCGCCTCTTTTCTCGTGCCTGCTGATGGAGACCACGTGCTCGAATGGATCGATTCGAATTCAGATGCCGGACAGGACCCCAAAGCTTTGAGATGTTGTTCTCCTGATTggtttttttcttctccttttgttAATCGCTTCGACTGTTCTTCTTTCGCTTTTGTATATGGGAATAGGTTAAGTAGTCTAGTCATACTACTACATCTAGTGGTCAGTGCGTCAGCGTTGCTCTTTTAGATGTGTGCACATGTTCTCGTGTTGGGGTGTGTGATAACGTAGTGGGGAGTTTTAGAAGAACTAGGAAGAGGTTGTAGAAGTTTTCATATCTTAATGCTGGCTCATTCATTCATCATTTCGTCTTTGCCGACCTGAAAACGGATACCTGCTTCAGCTTTCGTCATGTGTTGTGTTGCGTTGTGCATTTTTAGGTTGAAGCCTCAGAGGCTCAGACCGTTATCATGACGTACGGCAGCTGCAGCTTGCCCTAACAAGGGTCGAGTGCTGATTTCAACCTGCTTTATCTTACCcaactactccctctgtttttttttatatgACACCGTTGACTTTTTTAACTTTGAtcaatattatttaattaatcagtTAGTTAAATGATGTGAAATGAGTACCTTTACGTCTGTTATCAAGAGTCTCTTAAATCTAATTTGAAGATTTGgctatttgcataaatatttgtagaaaagTCGAATAgtcaaaggaagaaaaaaatcaatggtgtcatatatttaaaaacggagggattcaaaaaaagaaaaacctatGAACCCGTAAGAGTGTTTTGGGAGTCATACTGCTTCATTAGGTTTTTGGAAGCAATTGTAAGACACGCGGACAACTTGAGTGAGGGTATCATAGCCTCATAGGGTTTGCCGTGGAGACGACTTGAGAGAGGGTATTTGATTTGGGGAAAGAGGTGGTCCATACTCTTCACACTCCTCAGTCCACTTTAGTCATGATCCTACTGGTATCTTGGACGGTGCTCGGTTTTTAACCTGGGGAAAAATAGTTAAACCAACCGGTTAATCTCTGGTGTTGTCAAGACACTGTTGACAAACAGAAGACGACACGCGCGCGCACAAACTGTACAGCCTAAACACGCTCGCGCGGCCCATGCTCTGGTTCTTACACTCTTACTAGCTAGCCAGGAGCGAGTAGTAGTGATCGTCATGTGGTGTGCGTGATGAATGATTAAAGGGGTGGGTGATCGGGTAGCCTCGACGACAGGACCAGACTCCAGAGAGGCTCTCACcgtctctctctcacacacagaCACACCGGAAAGAAAAGAAGATGCTGCCGCGATGGCTGAGTAATAATAATGCGGTATCGCCCGGGCGCGGCCTGCCGGCCCTGCCTCCCTCAATCCTCCTACTGTTCCGTTCCGCACTGCCGCTCACATGGTCCTGCGTGCGAGCGGATCGGCAGAACTTTCTAAAaaaaggccatgtttagttcgagctaaaatttttttgcgttgaaattttgctaatttgaagtattaaataaaatctatttacaaaactttttgcacagatggattgtaaatcacgagacgaatctaatgatgctaattaactcatgattaatcaataattagcagataattactgtagcatcactattgtaaatcatggattaagtaggctcattagattcgtctcgcgatttacaactcatctatacaaaaaaaaattataaataaatttcatttaatactccattcatgtgtcgaaacattcgatgtgactgtTTTTTTAGGTTTACGGAGTTTACGAGTAAAGATCTAAATATGGCCttattataaaaaaaacaagaacatgACGTATAACCAACTGGAAGCGCAGAGCTGTGTTTTTGTTGAAGCGAGGACGATCGAACGTAACGGCCGATCGAGGCTAGCAAAGGCAGATCGCCGGAAGATTTGAGCATGGAGTTCGTTGTCCCCTCCACTCCCCAGCAGTACCCTATGCCCGGCAGATCGTGGTGGACGCCAGTGAGATCTTGCGCCCTCGCTCGCTGTCGCTGTAGGCTGTAGCTAGCTTTGGATTGGGACGGGACGTCCTGGTTGTACGCGTAGGGCCGTAGGTGCGGACGGACGGGGCCAACCCGGCCCGGCCGTCCGGGAGCTAGCGCGCTCAAGCAGTGCAGCAATCATGGACCGCGGCGGTAGGCACGTGCGGTCGGTGCAGTTGGTGGGCACTGCCGCGGTGGAGTGGACAGTGGAGGTGGAGCCGTCGGAATCCCGGGCGACGCGGCGAGGGGACGGGGGGCTAGCGCCGATGGATCCAGCCGGCTCGCGGGGAGGAGATGCAGGGGGCCAGCTATAGATGCCGTTCGGGCCGCCCGGCCCTAGCACGAGCCCGGCCTGGCCCGCTCTTagccgtgccgtgcctggcCCGGCCCAATAAAGTCGGGCTGTGCCGTGCCAGCACACGAGCTCTACCAGCGGCCCAAGCACGAGCCTGCGGGCCTGTTTCGTACCGGGCCAGCCCGCTGGAGCCCGGCACTGCAGCCCAGGCCGGGCCGCCCGAAGCCCCTAGTTCAAATACAGATCACAAATCACCCAATTATAGCAAAAAAAATCACAGATCAAAGCCCAAAGCCCTACTCCAAATTTAACAagcaattcaaaaaaaatcacagaTCACAGCCAGCCACACACAGTCACACACAGAGACATATAACAAAATATCACTTAACTGATAAGTGATAACACAATTATAGAGTTGTTTTAACACTTGATCTATGTGATCAAGTGttgctgcctcattaaaaaccttccTAGGTAAAACTCACCCTTGTGAGAAACCCTAGGAAGGGAAAAAGAGTACAGCCCAACTCTATAATTGTTCAAAATTACATCACATTGTTCAAGTTCAGCAGACTCATTAGTACATTACAAACAGAAGATCAAATTGCAAAACATTACAGCTGACTTGGTGATGCTGCTGGCCTCTTGTCTAGGCCCAGCCTTGCCCCTTGCATTCACTTCTCATGACTAGCTATTGGCAGGGGCAGACCTAGCAAATACAGACAATAGAAGAATCAATGATCATGATTTAACTCATTTCCATGTGAACTTGTGAAGTACTTACTCATTTCCAGCAATCTGCCCTTCAGCATTGTCCTTGATGCCAAACTTTAACTCCAAATCTCGCGTCAACTTCTCGACATCATACTGCGCCCTTGCATCAACAGCTTCCCAGTCCTTGACGCAGGTCAAGTACTCCACATTATGAGGCGCCAAGCGTCGTCGACGCTCCTCGATCACCCTGCCAGTGAGACTAAAGCAAGATTCCGAAGAGACAGTAGAAACTGGAACAGACATAACATCTTTTGCTAGTATGGACAGAATGGGATATGTCAGTTTGTGCTCATGCCACCAAATTATTGTGTCAAAATCATCATCAAAGCAGGTGATAGTATCGCTGTCCAAGTAGGAAGCTAACTCTGAAACAAGAGGCACAGATACAACAGCAGATGTAGATACAAGAGCAGGAGAAGAGGGACTTGTACCAGCAGCTCCATATATCTTACCccaagtatttttttttcttaccaGATGATCCTGATATGTTGGAGGGCCTCTGCAACCTAACTGCACCATACTTGTTTTCATACTTGTTATATAATTTGTACAGTTCAGCTCTTACCTCAGTGAAGTAATTAGAATAATCAACACCAACAGCTTGAGAAAGAAGCTGGAGAACATTATGAAATCCTCTAATCTTGGCCCTTGGATCCAAAACAAAAGCAAAGGAATACAAAAGAGGGATGTTTTGCCAATACTTGAGGAACTTCAGTTTCATAGGAGTCAGAATGCTCATGAGCAAAGGATTAGTCTCTCTGGCATGCAAATGACAAGCAATTTTAAGGATATGATGCAGCATCAGAGGACTAGTTGGATAATAAACACCAGACAAAGCAACAGTTGATTCATAAAAAATTCCAAGAAACTCCATGATTTTCTGAGCAACAGCCCAATGACCTTCACTGAGTAGTGGCtagggctggaaacgagccgagccgagccaggcttggctcggctcggtGCGGCTCGGTGGGTGGACgagccgagcctggctcggctcggtcCTTTGGCGAGCTCATTCagtaggctcggctcggctcgaaggaggctcgcgagccagctcgagccggctcgcgagccggggCACAGCAGTTGCCGCCGGCCAGCGACCGGGCAGCACGCGCGACGGCGCGCggccgagctgcagcggcgcATGGCCGggcggagcggtggcggcgagggagggggaggtaGGACGCACCCACGCCTGCGGCCGTGCTCCGCCCACGCAGCGAGCGCCATGGCCGTCGAGAGGATGGGGAGCAGGAAGGAGAGGAGAGTGagggcggagagggagggagggggcggagggccggCGTTGACCCGCCAGGGCAGcgagggagagaagggaggggggcgccggcgtggacccGTGGCAGTCGGCTTCGCCCGCGCAGGGGAGGAGaagacggcggcggggaggagaagACGGCGGCGCCCGCGAATCGAAGATGGCCGGCTTTGGGGGAGAAGGCCGCCCACGCCCGCGGCCGTGCTCcccacgccgccgtccgcccgtcCCCTACTGCTCCGCGCGCCGCAGCGAGCTCCGTGCACGCCGTCCTTGCTTATCCGCCGCTGCCATGAGcaccgccgcacgccgcacgcCACGAGCCGCGAGCTTCACCGGGGAGGCTCCGCCGTTGGAGggtaggggcggcggccggcgggcagcgggccggcggccgccggcccggAGGGCCGGAGtgggggcgagggcggcggccggcggggaccGGCACTCCGGAGTCCGGCagggcggcagccggcaggggacggcgggctggtggcggcggcggcgcggcgcgtccTGCCTCCTGGCTACTGGGTGGATGGGCCTATGAGGCCGCTGGGTGGATGGGCTGCTGGGTGGATGGGCCGGCCTACTACTGGGTTGGCccagctcgcgagccggctcacGAGCTGAAgcgagccggctcggctcggctcgctgtTTGGACGAGCCTAATATctgggctcggctcggctcgttcaaGGCTCGTGAGCtgctccgagccgagccgagctgcaCCGAGCCCGAGCCAGCTCACGAGCCTcgagctttttttccagccctagtAGTGGCTCACCATTAAACAAACCATAATTAGCAGCAATAAAGGTCGAGAAAGTGCCCTTGTATGGTATGAGATGCTTGAGCATGAGATAGGTAGAGTTCCATCTCACATCCATATCCAAACCAAACTTGCGAGGTTTAACCCCGTTAACAATGCAATAGTTATGA
This portion of the Panicum virgatum strain AP13 chromosome 2N, P.virgatum_v5, whole genome shotgun sequence genome encodes:
- the LOC120660665 gene encoding U-box domain-containing protein 45-like; translation: MVARCAHADAGGFRLWPIFSAAALRRKVLEVLTCGGGGADGGGSCRGRTPYRSPQRMPRPRPRSDRLAELLRAEEPSECGGGGDEDEADAAARKVEALEELKGVVGALQGAGGGACMSRVEAAAAVRRKAKDDAAAREMLAMLGAIPPLVAMLDEGGGGGEEVTNAALYALLNLGIGNDTNKAAIVQAGAVHKMLRIAEGGASAALTEAVVANFLCLSALDANKPVIGASGAAPFLVRAFQGACDTEQARHDALRALLNLSIAPANAPHLLAAGLAPALVASVGDAPVTDRALAALCNLVAACPEGRRAVSRAPDTVPSLVDVLNWADEPGCQEKAAYVLMVLAHRSYGDRAAMAEAGATSALLELTLVGTALAQKRASRILEILRADKGKQVAGDASGVVATVSAPQERGCRGEEAVDGEPADACMSAEKRAVRQLVQQSLQSNMRRIVRRARLPQDLAPASAESLKALTASSTSKSLPF